One segment of Platichthys flesus chromosome 15, fPlaFle2.1, whole genome shotgun sequence DNA contains the following:
- the picalma gene encoding phosphatidylinositol binding clathrin assembly protein a isoform X11: MSGQSITDRITAAQHSVTGSAISKTVCKATTHEVMGPKKKHLDYLIHCTNEMNVNIPQLADTLFERTTNNSWVVVFKSLTTTHQLMVYGNERFIQYLASRNTLFNLSNFLDKSGLQGYDMSTFIRRYSRYLNEKAVSYRQVAFDFTKVKRGSDGLMRTMNTEKLLKTIPIIQNQMDVLLDFNVTSEELKTSPPVFQVNANELTNGVINAAFMLLFKDAIRLFAAYNEGIINLLEKYFDMKKVQCKDGLDIYKKFLTRMTRISEFLKVAEQVGIDRGDIPDLSQAPSSLLDALEQHLASLEGKKVKESTAASRASTLSSAVSSLANTGISFTKVDEREKQAALEEEQTRLKTLKEQRLKDLQRNPATATTDSSPVSSMGGTINSAPAIDLFSVPSSTNSMSKAANDLLDLQPAFQQSLPLTTNNSWGDTFNYAAEAVEESTSNSNPFITIPVVDAVHPSTASSDAGSLSSQTPSHEVFDHYTPSFDSSSSLTSDLETGAQIVTFITDSFCGPSPYTTLFQSEPPAVAGLFRGFTASPTPQQPQDSRGLNVDFDSVFGNNTNANNLDSSVPVHVCVFSVSPVYCLINTQQPSLSLPLSLCVCVCVCVCVCVCVCVCVCVCVCVCVCVCVCVCVCVCVCVCVCVCVCVCVCVCVCVCVCVCSFTCLSLCYCLLLLHLFWAPQSFLPHPSLPFPLFFPL; this comes from the exons ACTTGATTCATTGCACGAATGAGATGAATGTGAACATCCCTCAGCTGGCGGACACGCTGTTTGAGAGGACCACTAACAACAGCTGGGTTGTTGTCTTCAAGTCCCTCACCACTACACACCAACTGATGGTCTATGGCAATGAG AGATTCATTCAGTATCTGGCTTCAAGGAACACACTATTCAACCTGAGCAATTTTTTGGACAAAAGTGGATTACAAG GCTATGATATGTCAACGTTCATAAGGAGGTATAGCCGCTACCTGAATGAGAAGGCTGTGTCCTACAGACAAGTTGCTTTTGACTTCACTAAAGTAAAAAGAGG GTCCGATGGGTTGATGAGAACAATGAACACAGAGAAACTCCTCAAGACCATCCCTATCATCCAAAATCAGATGGATGTGTTACTCGATTTCAAT GTCACCTCTGAAGAGCTTAAAACATCTCCACCTGTCTTCCAGGTCAATGCTAACGAACTGACAAATGGTGTGATCAACGCAGCTTTCATGCTTCTCTTCAAAGATGCGATTCGACTGTTTGCTGCCTACAATGAAGGCATAATCAACCTCCTGG AGAAATACTTTGACATGAAGAAAGTTCAGTGCAAAGATGGACTTGATATCTACAAAAAATTCCTTACACGAATGACAAGAATCTCCGAGTTCCTCAAAGTTGCAGAG CAAGTGGGGATTGATAGAGGAGACATCCCAGATTTGTCTCAG GCCCCCAGCAGCCTGCTGGATGCCCTGGAACAGCACTTGGCCTCTTTAGAGGGAAAGAAAGTCAAAGAATCAACAGCAGCCAGCAG GGCCAGCACCCTGTCCAGTGCGGTCTCTTCCCTGGCCAACACCGGCATCTCTTTCACCAAAGTGGACGAGAGGGAAAAACAGGCAGCCTTGGAGGAAGAGCAGACTCGCCTAAAAACACTAAAA GAGCAGCGTCTCAAAGACCTCCAGAGGAATCCTGCAACAGCAACCACAGactcctcccctgtctcctcAATGGGTGGAACAATCAATTCAGCCCCTGCCATTGACCTCTTCTCAGTCCCCAGCTCCACCAACAG CATGTCCAAGGCAGCCAATGACCTTCTGGACCTGCAGCCAGCCTTCCAGCAGTCGCTGCCTCTCACCACCAATAACTCATGGGGAG ATACTTTTAACTATGCTgcagaagctgtggaggaatcTACCTCAAACTCAAACCCTTTCATCACAATACCTGTTGTCGATGCCGTCCACCCGTCCACGGCGTCCTCGGACGCTGGCAGTCTGTCCTCTCAGACACCTAGTCATGAAGTGTTCG ATCATTACACTCCTTCTTTTGACTCCAGCTCTTCGCTGACATCTGATCTTGAAACTGGTGCACAGATAGTGACATTTATCACAG ACTCCTTCTGTGGGCCAAGCCCTTACACCACTCTCTTCCAATCTGAGCCCCCTGCTGTAGCTGGTCTATTCAGAG GGTTTACAGCCTCCccaacaccacagcagccacAAGACTCTCGAGGCCTTAACGTCGACTTTGACTCAGTATTTGGCAACAACACTAATGCTAACAACCTGGATTCTTCTG TccctgttcatgtgtgtgttttttctgtgagCCCTGTTTACTGCCTCATCAACACTCaacaaccctctctctctctccctctctctttgtgtgtgtgtgtgtgtgtgtgtgtgtgtgtgtgtgtgtgtgtgtgtgtgtgtgtgtgtgtgtgtgtgtgtgtgtgtgtgtgtgtgtgtgtgtgtgtgtgtgtgtgtgtgtgtgtgtgtgtgtgtgtgtgtgtgtgtgtgtgtgtgtgtgtgtgtgtgtgtgtgtgtgtgtgtgtgtgtgtgtgttcgttcacgtgtttgtctctgtgttattGTCTGTTGTTACTTCACCTATTCTGGGCCCCCCAATCTTTTTTACCccatccctcccttcctttcCCTTTGTTTTTCCCCCTTTGA
- the picalma gene encoding phosphatidylinositol binding clathrin assembly protein a isoform X23, whose amino-acid sequence MSGQSITDRITAAQHSVTGSAISKTVCKATTHEVMGPKKKHLDYLIHCTNEMNVNIPQLADTLFERTTNNSWVVVFKSLTTTHQLMVYGNERFIQYLASRNTLFNLSNFLDKSGLQGYDMSTFIRRYSRYLNEKAVSYRQVAFDFTKVKRGSDGLMRTMNTEKLLKTIPIIQNQMDVLLDFNVNANELTNGVINAAFMLLFKDAIRLFAAYNEGIINLLEKYFDMKKVQCKDGLDIYKKFLTRMTRISEFLKVAEQVGIDRGDIPDLSQAPSSLLDALEQHLASLEGKKVKESTAASRASTLSSAVSSLANTGISFTKVDEREKQAALEEEQTRLKTLKEQRLKDLQRNPATATTDSSPVSSMGGTINSAPAIDLFSVPSSTNSMSKAANDLLDLQPAFQQSLPLTTNNSWGGFTASPTPQQPQDSRGLNVDFDSVFGNNTNANNLDSSVTSSPNQSMTLNGQQPNRLVSNDLDSSLANLVGNLGMSNDTAKK is encoded by the exons ACTTGATTCATTGCACGAATGAGATGAATGTGAACATCCCTCAGCTGGCGGACACGCTGTTTGAGAGGACCACTAACAACAGCTGGGTTGTTGTCTTCAAGTCCCTCACCACTACACACCAACTGATGGTCTATGGCAATGAG AGATTCATTCAGTATCTGGCTTCAAGGAACACACTATTCAACCTGAGCAATTTTTTGGACAAAAGTGGATTACAAG GCTATGATATGTCAACGTTCATAAGGAGGTATAGCCGCTACCTGAATGAGAAGGCTGTGTCCTACAGACAAGTTGCTTTTGACTTCACTAAAGTAAAAAGAGG GTCCGATGGGTTGATGAGAACAATGAACACAGAGAAACTCCTCAAGACCATCCCTATCATCCAAAATCAGATGGATGTGTTACTCGATTTCAAT GTCAATGCTAACGAACTGACAAATGGTGTGATCAACGCAGCTTTCATGCTTCTCTTCAAAGATGCGATTCGACTGTTTGCTGCCTACAATGAAGGCATAATCAACCTCCTGG AGAAATACTTTGACATGAAGAAAGTTCAGTGCAAAGATGGACTTGATATCTACAAAAAATTCCTTACACGAATGACAAGAATCTCCGAGTTCCTCAAAGTTGCAGAG CAAGTGGGGATTGATAGAGGAGACATCCCAGATTTGTCTCAG GCCCCCAGCAGCCTGCTGGATGCCCTGGAACAGCACTTGGCCTCTTTAGAGGGAAAGAAAGTCAAAGAATCAACAGCAGCCAGCAG GGCCAGCACCCTGTCCAGTGCGGTCTCTTCCCTGGCCAACACCGGCATCTCTTTCACCAAAGTGGACGAGAGGGAAAAACAGGCAGCCTTGGAGGAAGAGCAGACTCGCCTAAAAACACTAAAA GAGCAGCGTCTCAAAGACCTCCAGAGGAATCCTGCAACAGCAACCACAGactcctcccctgtctcctcAATGGGTGGAACAATCAATTCAGCCCCTGCCATTGACCTCTTCTCAGTCCCCAGCTCCACCAACAG CATGTCCAAGGCAGCCAATGACCTTCTGGACCTGCAGCCAGCCTTCCAGCAGTCGCTGCCTCTCACCACCAATAACTCATGGGGAG GGTTTACAGCCTCCccaacaccacagcagccacAAGACTCTCGAGGCCTTAACGTCGACTTTGACTCAGTATTTGGCAACAACACTAATGCTAACAACCTGGATTCTTCTG TGACATCCTCGCCCAATCAGAGCATGACCCTGAATGGCCAACAACCCAACAGACTTGTGTCCAATGACTTGGACTCCTCACTGGCCAATCTTGTCGGCA ATCTAGGAATGAGCAACGACACTGCAAAGAAGTGA